The Hevea brasiliensis isolate MT/VB/25A 57/8 chromosome 1, ASM3005281v1, whole genome shotgun sequence DNA segment atatgagTTTAGTTTTAAcattatacatatgtatatatatatatataaactaaatttttattaaaatatgaatttataaatttaaaaataattttaatactattaattaaaaattcattatttattattattattattattattattacactaAAGcattaatcacaaataaaattaaagccaaaaggaaaaataatgtcGTAAATACATATTCACCTGTTTCATTATTGGTCGAGAGCGAGAAGGTTTATACACTGAAGCTGCAGCACAACAAATCATTCTTATCATTTCCTCCTCATTGTACTCTCGTAATCTGGAATCAACAAGATCAGTATATTCATTATTTTCCAATGCTTGTCCAATCCGATCCTTAGCCTGAATGTTGATAAAGTGAAAgtatttgttaatatttttttttgtcaaaataaaactttaatttttcaccAAAATTACAATTATTTCTTTTCCTGCATATGCTAGTTTAATGGTATAGGCTATGTACGATTTAAGAGATCTAAACCCATAAATTACACATAATATgcaaaaatataaataaaggaaatatgttaaattaataataaaataataaattaaattttaatatatattttaatttattttaattaattaagttaaatttttttttattgaaatagagcatttttctttattattttttttataaatgattaaatattaaaaatttctatttaaataaaattatatatatatataagttagtgTCTTACCCAATTAATAATAGTGTCCCCTCCATTATCTAAAGGTTTTCTTCCAGTAATTAATTCTAAAAGTACAACACCAAAAGAATATACATCCGATTTCTCAGACACTCTTTGAATATCACCATATTCTGGATCTGCATAACTGCAATGAAAAGCTGAATTAAGATATTTTTAACTAGAAAATGAAAATCTTCACTAATATGGGATCTTAAAATCAGTATTTTCTCTGTTATATTTTATTTcgcaatttaaataattataaaatatttgattATTCAAATAATAAGGGAAAAAAATCTTACACATTTGTTCCCCTCAATATACTGGTGATGTGATTAACATTACCAGTATTTGGCAGAAAATTCGCAAGCGAAAAATCTGCAACCTGAATCAAtgatttatgtaaattaatagatttttttagcataaaatttaatataaaaataatcaaacATAACAAAAATTAACTTATATCCTAAAAAAATTTATCTTATCAAATATAACAAAATTAACTTATCAAATCAATGaaattacaaattttttttttcaatatcttCTAAAAAATTTAGGCATTTTACTGtggatttaaatgctgaaaatatcTTACCTTTGGTTCAAAGTAATTATCAAGAAGAATATTATCTGCTTTAATATCTCGATGAATAATTTTAGGTCTACCtgaaaatatataaaagaaaCCTTAATGGAAAATAAATTAATAACGCTAAAAAAGTAAAAATACATTAAGCCTCACTATAATTAACTATAACCTAGGAAGAGTAGAATTACTCACAACCTTGATGTAGATATAATAACCCTTTTGCAGAGTGTATGGCGATTCTCATTCTTTTCGGCCATTCCAAAATCTCATCTTTTtctgttaaaaatataaaaaccaAACTCAATTAAGATTAAAATGtacattttaaattaattttttattatgattTGATTTTATAGCTAATTAACTTaggatttatatatattataatcttCTTGGTTCAGGATTTTTTGTGTGCCTATGTGTAAAGTTAGGGAAATGGTATAAGTTGTACAGAAGTGTAACGAAATGCCTAGATATCATATGTATATGAATACCTCAGTGCAGGCAAAAGGACTCACCATGTAAGTGATCTGTCAAGGTATTATTGGGAACAAACTCTAAAACAAGTAATCTATCGGCTCCCTGACTGCAGTGCCCAATCATCTTAACAATATTTGGGTGATTCACACAGCTAAGGTACTCACCCTCCTCCAATTTATCTtccaactttatttttttaagtttctTGATAGCAACCACTTCACCATCTAAGATTGCCTTAAAGACTTGACCAAAACCACCCTCACCAAGTAGGCAGTTGTTGGAGAAATAATCAGTTGCCTCTGCCAGTTCTTTAAAACCATATTCCTTCATCTTCTGTATTTCAGCATTCTCAGAGGCTGGTGCATGACTTTGATTCTCCTCCTCATCAATTGGATCTATAACCAAGGACTGTGCAGGTGAATGAATTTGATTCTCCTCATCAGAAGATAAGCTAGATTCAATCGGATCTAGAAACGGTGAGTGGTGAGATAGATGTGCAGGTGCATGACTTCGATTCTCCTTATCAGAAGATGAGCTAGATTCAATCGGATCTATCGACTGGTGAGGTAGCGGTGCATGTAAGTAAGATCTATCATCTGACCAAATTATTACAGGCCACAATTGGTTAGGGAAGAAAGAAAACTCAAAAgtccaataataataaaaataaaaataaaaacctcAAAAGtacaactaaaaaaaaaaaaaaaaactctaaagcctctacatttaaacactttttttttatataaccaGAATGGGCAGATGTCATTGATGGAAGCAAATTACATGGTCCTAATACGAGTCCAGCAAACTCTAAAACCCAatcgtcaaaaaaaaaaaaaaaaaaaaaacccaactcTCACTTGGAACCCTAGCCAACTTGGGCAGACAGACCCCAACTAAACCCGGCAAAAACAGAGAAGGATCGCCGCTGCACTAGGATCATCAGACGTCGCAGAACGTCAGCCACAACACAAAGAGGAAACTCCACCAAACACAACGGGGATGGGGGTGTTTAACGGACATGCGGGCTAAACACCCCCATCCCCGATTGAAGCAGAGATCTCCAACACAAATCAACTTAGGCAGCTAGAAAAATCAGTCTCATAAACGAACCCGATGAACTAGGACCATGAATGCCGACGAACCAGGAGAGGCTTGGCAGTGCTCAGGCCTTTCAATCTCATATAGCCCTTAGGGTCAAAGATCAGCACTCGAATGGCACTAGATCTATCCTTGAGATGCCAACCCGTCAGCAGGGATAGCCCCTGGAAACCAACCTTAATTTACACCAAAAAGCCCCTCAACCGACTGCATTACTCAGATACCCGGTATGCAGATCAGCAAAAGAGACACAACCAAAACCCCATCCAAGATGGTTACCAATAACTCCAAACTGGAGACTAAGGAAACTAGGAAAGCAAGAGGGAAAATTAATAAAACTAAAGGAAAAGCTAACTGAGGTAGGGAGAGGGTCGACGGCCAACGGCCGGACCTTCCCTGGGTTAATCTGCGTTGACGACTTCAGAAAAAGAGAGGAGAGAAAGCAAAAACACCTTCTGATAAGAAATGAAATGATTCCTTTATGGAAGATAAATAGAAGTATAACTCAAAAGCCTCCACGGCTTTATTACCAAAGACTCATCATAAAGTGTCGGCCAAAGCAAATACCTCTAGCGTCAGTGCTGGTCTTGCTCAAGAAGCAACCCATCAAAGTCGCAGAGTCGCCCGCTACAGTTTTGTTAACATGACCACTACAACAAAAGTCGGTAATAATATGGTGGCCGGCGACTGGAGCCCGCGGAGTGAGATACAAGGGAGGGGGGTGGGTGGGTGCGAACTGCAAAGgtatagactttttttttttttttttaatattgtaaGCAACAAAATTATTGTTGTTATTACTTTACTACTGTCAATTTAAAGGGTGAGTAACAGGAAGGTCTTTTTTTAAAAggaaagatttattttaattaatttccacCTATGTGTTTAAGTTTAAATAGTTCTAATttttgctaaaaaattaaaataataattgttcaaattttaaataataaaaatattaaaattttttattaaaaatattattattaacataaaattataaaaactaattaaaaaacttttattttgattttttataaaaatttaaactcaaacaaaaaattattataaaaataataattgctctaatttttaaatagatttaaactaaattaaatttttttttgcttTCGAAAGAATgcgaattttattaataattgataattaagctACTAGCTtagtaattaattaaactaaattaagggACGATACTAACttagtaattaataattattaagctATAAAACGCTAATTTTATTATGACTCTAATCCATTAAAATATTCAAGaatttcgataattatttgtctATTCAATAATGCAACTCTTCTATTCAATAATGCAACTCCCCAAAAAATAATTGAAGCTCTCCTGTGGCAGCTGGCCGGCGCAATAAAAAAGGACAAAAAAGTGTCAAGTGGCAGCTGGTGCGCGCAGAAGCTGTCTGGATAGCGTCCACGACGCGCAGGCCATCTGGGTGTCTTCTACGCGTTAGTCACCTGTCTAGACTTTCTGAAATTATGTTTCGGCCCATTGCCTCTTTGTTTTATTACGTGTGTACACACTATTCACGAATCTAGAAAAAAATTTTTAGAGTTAac contains these protein-coding regions:
- the LOC110671735 gene encoding probable LRR receptor-like serine/threonine-protein kinase At1g51820 isoform X1, whose translation is MGCFLSKTSTDARDDRSYLHAPLPHQSIDPIESSSSSDKENRSHAPAHLSHHSPFLDPIESSLSSDEENQIHSPAQSLVIDPIDEEENQSHAPASENAEIQKMKEYGFKELAEATDYFSNNCLLGEGGFGQVFKAILDGEVVAIKKLKKIKLEDKLEEGEYLSCVNHPNIVKMIGHCSQGADRLLVLEFVPNNTLTDHLHEKDEILEWPKRMRIAIHSAKGLLYLHQGCRPKIIHRDIKADNILLDNYFEPKVADFSLANFLPNTGNVNHITSILRGTNVYADPEYGDIQRVSEKSDVYSFGVVLLELITGRKPLDNGGDTIINWAKDRIGQALENNEYTDLVDSRLREYNEEEMIRMICCAAASVYKPSRSRPIMKQIIRVLEGTIPHVKIMNWKDIETLRGRPTTNLESVLSVESIQITPLKVFTYKELAKTTGGFSNVNLLGEGGFGQVFKGTLPNGIVVAIKKLKFTFGQGEKELMAVIGVLDRIHHRHLVKLIGYCNEKANRLLIYEFIPNNSLRYYLHEQDNRVVINWPTRMKIAVGSAKGLAYLHEICNPKIIHRNITAGNILLDQNFEPKNSDFGLAKEFANSVIHTSSLVKGKGNFGYLCPEYFRTQQISDKTDVYSFGVVLLELITGKRPISREGNFQALTSWVAVQLKEALDTDNYDNIVDVKLKNNYRKIEMIRMIHCAAACVYKHAKYRPKMSQIAEVLQGNLALESIWLSIDNTFLKDEYELY